A genome region from Macaca fascicularis isolate 582-1 chromosome 3, T2T-MFA8v1.1 includes the following:
- the TCP10L gene encoding T-complex protein 10A homolog 1 → MLAGQLKAGTHKGTHPEDPCPGAGGVMEKTAAAAEVPTEDCNAGETPPLQQQVIRLHQELGRQKSLWADVHAKLRSRIHALRKQNVELQEKLRSLQLRQWEARQKSAASPHAGQESRAPALEPAFGNISPPSADEETMPKYVGRKNQSATFLGQRSSSNNSAPPKPMSLKIRRINLWKTTPQENRDKSLSGRRQGRRATPSGRPTPCAERRRVSEDGKVPSDTCATLHWLNGKFRFRESST, encoded by the exons ATGCTGGCAGGTCAGCTCAAGGCTGGCACCCACAAGGGCACCCACCCAGAGGACCCATGCCCGGGAGCCGGGGGTGTTATGGAGAAGACAGCTGCGGCAGCTGAGGTCCCCACAGAGGACTGCAACGCCGGGGAGACGCCA CCATTACAGCAGCAGGTCATCAGACTCCACCAAGAGCTCGGGAGACAGAAGTCTCTGTGGGCTGATGTTCATGCAAAACTCCGGAGTCGTATACATGCTTTGAGGAAGCAGAACGTGGAGCTCCAAGAAAAGCTGCGATCTCTGCAGCTGCGGCAGTGGGAAGCCAGGCAGAAATCTGCAGCGTCCCCACATGCGGGGCAAGAATCACGCGCTCCG GCATTGGAACCCGCTTTTGGAAATATTTCACCTCCGTCGGCTGATGAAGAGACAATGCCCAAATACGTTGGCCGCAAGAATCAGAGTGCCACTTTCCTGGGACAAAGATCGTCATCTAACAATTCAGCTCCTCCAAAG CCAATGAGTTTAAAGATAAGAAGAATTAACTTGTGGAAAACAACACCACAGGAAAACAGAGATAAAAGTCTTTCCGGGAGACGTCAAGGCAGAAGAGCAACACCCTCTGGAAGGCCGACTCCCTGTGCAGAGAGACGGAGGGTGTCTGAAGATGGAAAGGTGCCCTCAGACACCTGTGCCACTCTACACTGGCTGAATGGAAAATTCAGATTCAGAGAAAGTTCCACTTAG